From the genome of Gavia stellata isolate bGavSte3 chromosome 3, bGavSte3.hap2, whole genome shotgun sequence, one region includes:
- the LOC104254898 gene encoding opsin-5 — protein MGPSFGNSTFQSKITESADIVVGICYMVFGICSLCGNGVLLYVSYKKKNLLKPAEYFIINLAISDLGMTLTLYPVAVTSSLSHRWLYGKQICLFYAFCGVLFGICSLSTLTLKSTVCCLKICFPAYGNRFKREHGQILIACAWTYAAIFAFSPLAHWGEYGVEPYGTACCIDWHSTNVNAVAMSYTVVLFVFCFIVPCGVIVTSYSLILITVKESRKAVEQHVSGPTRMSNAQTITVKLSVAVCIGFFAAWSPYAIIAMWAAFGSIDKIPPLAFAVPAVFAKSSTLYNPVIYLLLKPNFRNTIAKDFTVLQQLCIRSCFCVKAPQNYRSTLNTSLRTFKGKNESSCNSLPAVEECSSFPREKHSDTLECFQSYPKCCQERLSTMDCPPQETASLESNPQAKVRQASKKSVKVVVQGEKSTEISTLEITLEAVPVHCTFTDL, from the exons atggGCCCATCTTTTGGTAACTCAACATTCCAGTCCAAAATAACAGAATCAGCTGATATTGTTGTTGGAATATGTTATATGGTATTTG GAATATGCTCCTTGTGTGGGAACGGTGTTCTCCTATATGTCTCctacaagaaaaagaatttgttgAAACCAGCAGAATACTTCATTATTAACCTTGCCATCAGTGACCTTGGTATGACTCTGACATTGTACCCTGTAGCTGTAACCTCCAGCCTTTCACACAG GTGGCTGTATGGGAAACAGATTTGCTTGTTCTATGCATTTTGTGGGGTGCTGTTTGGGATCTGCAGTCTCTCAACACTGACATTAAAGAGCACCGTGTGCTGCctcaaaatttgttttccagcttATG GGAACAGGTTCAAGAGAGAACATGGACAAATCTTGATAGCCTGTGCTTGGACTTATGCAgcaatttttgccttttctccccTAGCTCACTGGGGAGAATATGGAGTGGAGCCCTATGGCACAGCCTGCTGCATTGACTGGCATTCCACCAACGTAAATGCCGTGGCCATGTCTTACACTGTAGTCCTCTTcgttttctgttttattgtcCCTTGTGGAGTAATTGTCACTTCCTACTCTCTTATTCTGATAACTGTGAAAGAATCCAGGAAAGCAGTGGAACAGCACGTCTCTGGCCCCACCAGGATGAGCAATGCGCAAACCATTACTGTCAAG ctgAGTgttgctgtgtgcattggattTTTTGCTGCCTGGAGCCCTTACGCCATCATTGCCATGTGGGCAGCTTTTGGATCAATAGATAAGATTCCTCCATTAGCCTTTGCTGTGCCAGCTGTCTTTGCAAAGTCCTCCACGCTGTACAATCCAGTTATCTATCTCCTTCTGAAGCCCAATTTCAGAAACACCATCGCCAAAGATTTCACAGTTCTTCAACAGTTATGCATCAGGAGTTGTTTTTGTGTCAAGGCACCGCAGAACTACAGATCAACTTTGAACACCAGCCTGAGAACATTTAAGGGCAAAAATGAATCCAGCTGTAATTCTCTGCCAGCTGTGGAAGAATGTTCTTCTTTCCCCCGTGAAAAGCACAGTGATACTTTAGAGTGCTTTCAAAGCTATCCAAAATGCTGCCAGGAGAGGCTAAGCACTATGGACTGCCCTCCTCAAGAAACTGCGTCCTTGGAAAGCAACCCCCAAGCAAAAGTGAGGCAGGCCAGTAAGAAGTCAGTAAAGGTGGTtgtgcagggagaaaaaagcactgaaatcaGTACATTGGAAATCACCTTGGAAGCAGTACCTGTGCATTGTACATTTACAGACCTCTAG